The Syntrophorhabdaceae bacterium DNA window TCAAGATGAGCCCTTTCCGGTTTTATCAGCCCCAGGCCTCCCACACCCATAGCCTGTTTGACCGGCACCCCCCCGCTCCTTATATTGTAAGAAATGAAATCAATCCATAGACGTGAGGGGAATGGCCTATTTTGAACTGGCCGGCCGGAACAATAAAAAAAGTAGTGGTCGGCGTGATAGGCGGCACCGTGGTCCTCGTGGGGATCGCCATGATCGTGCTTCCGGGACCGGCTTTTGTCCTTATCCCCCTGGGTCTGGCAATTCTTGCCACAGAATTCGCGTGGGCGAAAAAACTCCTGAAAAAAGTAAAGCTCGAGATCAAGAAAAGGATCAATAGAGGCGGCATATGGAATGGCACCAAAAAGAGATAGAGAAGGTCTTCGGCGAGCTCGGCACCTCGCGGCTCGGCCTCGGAGCCGAGGAAGCCGCGAAAAGGCTCTCCGAATACGGTCCCAACGAGATGGAGGAAAAGGGAAAGAAATCGCCCTTTGCCATGCTCCTCGGCCAGTTCAAGGACTTCATGATCCTCGTTCTTATTGCCGCGGCCATCATATCGGGCTTTATCGGCGAGGTATCCGATACAATCACCATCATTATCATCGTGGCATTAAACGGCGCGGTCGGCTTTATTCAGGAGTACCGGGCGGAGAAGGCCATGGAGGCGCTCAAGAAGATGGCGGGCTTTACTGCCACGGTTATCCGTAACGGGACGCAGGGCCAAGCGCCCTCGTCGGCCCTGGTGCCCGGTGACGTGGTGGTCCTCGAGGCGGGAAAGGTGGTCCCCGCCGATATGAGGCTCTTCGAGATTTATGAGCTCAAGGTCGAGGAAGCCGCCCTCACCGGGGAATCAATGCCGGTGGAGAAGGAGGGGGAACCCATTGAGGAACAGTCTCTCTCTCCCGGCGATCGGATCAATATGGCATTCAAGGGCACCGTCGTTTCCTATGGCCGGGGCTCCGGGGTGGTGATTGCCACCGGAATGAAGACGGAGCTCGGCAAGATAGCGGCCATGCTCCAGGAAGGCAGCGAGGTAAAGACCCCTCTTCAGAAAAGGCTCGCCTCCTTCAGCCAGAAACTCGCTTTCGCCGTCCTCGCGATTTGCGCCATAGTCCTCTTTGTGGGCATCATGAGAGGAGAAAAACCCCTGCTCATGCTCCTCACTGCCGTCTCTTTGGCCGTGGCCGCCATACCGGAGGCCCTCCCTGCGGTCATCACCGTCTCCCTTGCCCTGGGCGCAAAAAAACTGGCGGCACAAAATGCCCTCATACGGAAGCTTCCCGCGGTGGAGACCCTGGGATCGGTGACGTACATCTGCTCCGACAAGACCGGGACACTCACCATGAACAAGATGACCGTGGAGCAGGTATACCTCAATGAGACCATTTTCGAGGCCGGCCGGCTTTCGGGGCGGGAAATCCCCGAAGAATTGAGGGAGATCTTCATGAAAGGCCTGGCGTTGAGTAATGACGTAGAGGAGGACATGGACGGCAGGCTCATGGGCGATCCCACTGAAACGGCCCTTGTCGCCGTTGCGAAACTCCATGGGGTCAACAAGAAGGACCTCCTGACAACGCACCCGAGAGTCGCTGAAATCTCCTTCGATTCAGTAAGGAAGTGCATGACCACTTTTCATAAATGGAACGGGGGGTACATAGCCTTCACCAAGGGGGCCATCGACGCCTTCCTCGATAAATCGGTCAATATCCTCACCGCGAAGGGACCAGTTGAGGCGGACCCCGAAGATTTGCGGTGTGCCAATGAACGAATGGCCGGACAGGGCCTTCGGGTCCTTGCCGTTGCGATGAGGAGGTGGGATGCCATTCCGGAGGTCCTGTCTCCCGATACGGTGGAGACGGGGCTTACCCTTATCGGAATCGCGGGCATGATGGACCCTCCGCGGGAAGAGGCGAAGCAGGCCGTGGCCATGTGCCGGGAGGCGGGCATAGTACCGGTAATGATCACTGGCGACCACCCGCTCACGGCGAGAATCATTGCGACCAAACTGGGTATCATCAGCGAAGGCTCAATGGCGGTGACCACGGGACGCGATCTGGACCGGCTCGACCCTGCAGCGCTTCGCGACAGAGTCGAGCAATTGCGGGTGTATGCACGGGTGGCTCCGGAGCAAAAGCTGAAAATCGTCAAAGCCCTTCAGGAGAGGGGCCAATACGTGGCCATGACGGGCGACGGGGTAAACGACGCCCCTGCCCTCAAGCGAGCCGATATCGGCATTGCCATGGGGATCACAGGGACGGACGTCTCGAAAGAAGCGGCCCACATGATTCTTTTGGATGATAATTTTGCGACCATCGTCAAGGCAGTCGCGGAAGGCAGAAAAATCTACGACAATATACGAAAATTTATCAAATATCTTCTTACCACCAATTCGGGTGAAATATGGACCCTCTTTCTCGCGCCCCTCGTGGGCCTCCCCATTCCCCTCCTGCCGATCCATATCCTCTGGATCAACCTCGTGACCGACGGCCTGCCCGCCCTGGCCCTCTCCCTGGAGCCCGCCGAGGGCGACGTAATGGCAAGGCCCCCGAGGAGCCCGAAGGAGACCATCTTTGCCGGCGGCGTCGGAATCCATGCAATATGGGTAGGTCTTCTCATGGCGGGAATCGCCCTTCTGGTCCAGACCTGGTCGATCAGTACCGATCATGCTCATTGGCAGACCATGGTTTTCACCGTATTGTGCCTGACCCAGCTCGGCCATGTCCTCGCCATACGATCGGAAAGAACCTCCCTTTTCTCCACCGGCCTTTTCTCCAATGCCTGGCTCACCGGCGCCGTAGCGATCACATTCCTTTTGCAGATGGCCACGGTCTATATTCCCGCCCTCAATCCCGTGTTCAAAACGGTCCCGCTCACGGGCGCCGAGCTGTCTATCACCCTGGTTCTCTCCTCGGTTGTCTTTTTTGCCGTCGAGCTTGAAAAATTGGTAAAACGGCGCAAGGGGCTATAACTCTTACCTTTAGTGCCCTCCGGCAAAACCCTCAGACAGGCCGGGACCGTTTTTAGTGGATAAAAGAAACGTTTTTTGGTAATATTATCGCTACGGTCCCATCGTCTAGTGGCCCAGGACGCTGGCCTCTCACGCCGGAAACAGGGGTTCGAAACCCCTTGGGACTATTTTCAAGCCTTTATAAGGAGACCTCTAACGGTCTCCTTTCGTTTTATCCCCCAATTCCGGTGTTCAAAATTGAACCCAAATAATGTCTCCTGCCGCAATACTGCATCTCACCATATAAGACACCCATATTGCGCTGCAAGACAAAGATGGGAGGCTCGCCGCATCGTTTTGACTACATGTCCCCGAGTATTCCGCTTACGTATTCCATACTTCCATTAAAAGGGGAATAACGGGAAAATTGTGATGAAGTCTGGCATGGATCTTGGATATACACCGCATTGGCGGGCAGGTTCAGTGAACACCTGCCTCTGCGCAATGTAATCGTTTTAGCTACACAATGGAATACTGAACAGGGAGCTTACGACTCCCCAAGGGGACCGGTATACCCCCGGATAGCCGGCGTATAACGAAGAAGCTTAACTCACAAATTTCTTACGCTATGGAGGAGTGATCAATGAAGAAGAATCGCGCGGCATTGTTTTTGTGGCTTTTGTTACCGGCCTTTCTCATGCTGGCTTCACCCGGGGGCGCGGGTGCGAGTAATCTCGTGACCCAGACGTGGCTGCCGGGGGATACGCTTTTCCCGACTATCGGGTTCACCACGGGCCTTCCCATATTCGGTCCCGGCTATAATGCAGCCCTGCCCAGGGTAAACGCCCTGGCCCACCCCTTTCTCACGGTGACCATGAAGGAGGTGGAGCAGCAGGTATTGCCTCTGCCTGCCCCGAAAACGCGAGTATGGGCGTACGAGATGTCCGATTCCAGGACGGGCCGCGTCCTGGGACCGGCGCATTGGCCCGCAGTAACGGTGGAAGCCCGAAAAGGGGCTGCCGCCACAATGAAATTCGTAAACAACCTTCCGAGCTTCAATCCTCTCCAGCCGACCGGCCCAGGACTCGTTCAGGGCCTGGTGACCGTGGATAAGACAATACACTGGGCAGACCCCTTTAACGCCCCTTATGACAATTACTGTATAGACGATCCCACCGAGCCGGGCTGCGGATTGCCCTTTATCGGCTCACCACCTGCCGCCGTGCACCTTCACGGGGCAGAGACCTTCTCCGGCTTCGACGGGGGCCCGCAACAATGGTTCTCCCCGAACGGCGCACGGGGTTCCGACTTTTATACCCTCGGCTATCCCGGACCCGGGGAGGCGATATACAGGTACATAAACCAGCAGGAGCCCGGGACCCTCTGGTTCCACGATCACGCCCTCGGCGCGACCCGCACCAACGTCTATAGCGGCATGGCCGCCTTTTATTTCCTCAGGGCCCCGGGGCAGGAACCCAGGAATCTGCCTGCCGGCGCGTATGAGATCGAAGCAGCCATCCAGGACCGGCAGTTCGACACGAATGCCCAGCTTTTCTGGCCTGACGGCAGCGGGGCGGCATGCGGCACAGGAAACGCGGACGACCCATGCCTCAACGGCGCGCCGCCGAACCCCACAATCCACCCTTTCTGGATACCTGAATTCATCGGCGACGTCGTCATGGTAAACGGCGCGCCATGGCCCGTCCTCAACGTGGAGCCACGACGCTATCTCTTCCGCGTGCTGAACGGCTCCAACGCGCGCTTTTGGCGGATGACCTTCGGCAACACGGGCGCCGGCGAGCCTGCTCCTCCGGTCTGGGCGATCGGCTCCGATGACGGCTACCTCGACGCCCCCGCGGAACTGAGCAATGCCTTTATCGCGCCGGGAGAGCGTATTTACGTGATCGTCGATTTCACCGGCCTTGCCGGGCAAACCGTAACGGTTATGAACGATGCGCCGGTCCCTTACCCCAACGGGTTAGTGCCGGGAGTGGACACCAACCAGCTCAATATGAACAAGGTCTTTCGGTTCAATGTCTCCCTTCCCCTTCAGGGAGTCGACAGAAGCTGCAATCCTGCCGCAAACGGGTGCAAGCGTCCCGTCAGGACGGTGCGCCTCACGGATGGCGCGGGAAGCGTGGCCCCGGGTGTGACGATCAGCAAGAGAAGACAGATCGTGCTGAAAGAATGGGAAGCCGCAGGGGGTCCCCATGAAGTATTCGTCAACAATACGAGTTACGACGGCCTTATGTCCGCCAATATCGAGCCCCTCTTTCCCGCGGACGGTATAAGCGAGCTCCCCCAGGTCGGCTCGACGGAGCTTTGGGAGATCATAAACCTCACCATGGATGCCCATCCCATGCATACCCACCTGGTGCAGTTCCAGATCCTTGACAGGCAGGCCTACAGCGACGACCCCGTGACCGGTTATTCCGCCGCATGGGAAGCCGCGTTCGGGACCGCGGGCATGGCGCCCCTGCCTGCAGGCTGCGTGGCCGGCCAGTTCTGCCCCGGCTACGGCCCTCCCCTGGCATATAATGTGCCGAACGGGGACGGCGCGCTCGGTGGAAACCCTGCCCTTACCCCTTACCTGATCCCCGGCAGCACGCGGGCACCCGACCCATGGGAGAGCGGATGGAAAGATACGGCCAAGGCCCTGCCCGGCGAGGTGCTACGCCTCCTCGTCAGGTTCGCCCCCACGAGCTCGCCCGTGAGGACGGCCAGGCCGGGCCGCAACCTTTTCAGCTTCGATCCTACCCAGGGACCGGGCTACGTCT harbors:
- a CDS encoding cation-translocating P-type ATPase codes for the protein MEWHQKEIEKVFGELGTSRLGLGAEEAAKRLSEYGPNEMEEKGKKSPFAMLLGQFKDFMILVLIAAAIISGFIGEVSDTITIIIIVALNGAVGFIQEYRAEKAMEALKKMAGFTATVIRNGTQGQAPSSALVPGDVVVLEAGKVVPADMRLFEIYELKVEEAALTGESMPVEKEGEPIEEQSLSPGDRINMAFKGTVVSYGRGSGVVIATGMKTELGKIAAMLQEGSEVKTPLQKRLASFSQKLAFAVLAICAIVLFVGIMRGEKPLLMLLTAVSLAVAAIPEALPAVITVSLALGAKKLAAQNALIRKLPAVETLGSVTYICSDKTGTLTMNKMTVEQVYLNETIFEAGRLSGREIPEELREIFMKGLALSNDVEEDMDGRLMGDPTETALVAVAKLHGVNKKDLLTTHPRVAEISFDSVRKCMTTFHKWNGGYIAFTKGAIDAFLDKSVNILTAKGPVEADPEDLRCANERMAGQGLRVLAVAMRRWDAIPEVLSPDTVETGLTLIGIAGMMDPPREEAKQAVAMCREAGIVPVMITGDHPLTARIIATKLGIISEGSMAVTTGRDLDRLDPAALRDRVEQLRVYARVAPEQKLKIVKALQERGQYVAMTGDGVNDAPALKRADIGIAMGITGTDVSKEAAHMILLDDNFATIVKAVAEGRKIYDNIRKFIKYLLTTNSGEIWTLFLAPLVGLPIPLLPIHILWINLVTDGLPALALSLEPAEGDVMARPPRSPKETIFAGGVGIHAIWVGLLMAGIALLVQTWSISTDHAHWQTMVFTVLCLTQLGHVLAIRSERTSLFSTGLFSNAWLTGAVAITFLLQMATVYIPALNPVFKTVPLTGAELSITLVLSSVVFFAVELEKLVKRRKGL
- a CDS encoding PGPGW domain-containing protein; its protein translation is MNWPAGTIKKVVVGVIGGTVVLVGIAMIVLPGPAFVLIPLGLAILATEFAWAKKLLKKVKLEIKKRINRGGIWNGTKKR
- a CDS encoding multicopper oxidase, translated to MKKNRAALFLWLLLPAFLMLASPGGAGASNLVTQTWLPGDTLFPTIGFTTGLPIFGPGYNAALPRVNALAHPFLTVTMKEVEQQVLPLPAPKTRVWAYEMSDSRTGRVLGPAHWPAVTVEARKGAAATMKFVNNLPSFNPLQPTGPGLVQGLVTVDKTIHWADPFNAPYDNYCIDDPTEPGCGLPFIGSPPAAVHLHGAETFSGFDGGPQQWFSPNGARGSDFYTLGYPGPGEAIYRYINQQEPGTLWFHDHALGATRTNVYSGMAAFYFLRAPGQEPRNLPAGAYEIEAAIQDRQFDTNAQLFWPDGSGAACGTGNADDPCLNGAPPNPTIHPFWIPEFIGDVVMVNGAPWPVLNVEPRRYLFRVLNGSNARFWRMTFGNTGAGEPAPPVWAIGSDDGYLDAPAELSNAFIAPGERIYVIVDFTGLAGQTVTVMNDAPVPYPNGLVPGVDTNQLNMNKVFRFNVSLPLQGVDRSCNPAANGCKRPVRTVRLTDGAGSVAPGVTISKRRQIVLKEWEAAGGPHEVFVNNTSYDGLMSANIEPLFPADGISELPQVGSTELWEIINLTMDAHPMHTHLVQFQILDRQAYSDDPVTGYSAAWEAAFGTAGMAPLPAGCVAGQFCPGYGPPLAYNVPNGDGALGGNPALTPYLIPGSTRAPDPWESGWKDTAKALPGEVLRLLVRFAPTSSPVRTARPGRNLFSFDPTQGPGYVWHCHIIDHEDNEMMRPYKVVR